CGCCATCGGCCGCTATTACACGCGTCTGAACTTCTCGCTGCCTGCGGACAAGGGCACGGCGACGCTGGGCGAGGCGGTCGGAAAGATCACCCTCACCGCCCCCGAAGGCTCGCTGTTCGACAACGGCACGAACGTCCGCCAGTTCACGCCCGACGCCGAGGGCAAATACACGATGGTGCTCAAACCCTCGTGGACCGACAACCTCTCGGGAAAAGCCGTCACGGTACAGTACGAATCGGAAAGCGCTGTCGTATCGAACACGCTGACAATGCCGCAGATCACCGAATTCGGCAACAACGACATCACGCTCAGCGTCCCCTACCTGCTGGCGGAGGATTTCAGCAATATCATCCAGTTCGACTACGACTGCAACGTCGGAACGGGAACAAGCAGCAGCAGCGCCGGAAACAAGGATGCGCACCTGCTGTCCGACAAGGGCGCCATCGGATGGACGGCGGCTCGTGTGGGCGGGGAAACCGGGAAATGTATCCGAAGCTCCTGCCGGTTCGAAGGCGGAGGAGTCGGCAAGGCTTCATCGTATGCCCGCTACCCGGGACGTATCGACTCGCCGCCCGTCAGCGGTATCAAATCCGGCAAAACAGTCAGAGTCCGGGTTTCATTCGATTACGTCGGAGGACAGGACTCCTGGATGATGGACAGTAACAAAAATAAGGGCGGAACATACGGCAATCCTACGTTCAATTACGGCTACACGACCAATTCGGGCCAGCCCAACGGCGGAGACAATCTTGAAAACCCCGTCGAAGCGGAAGACATAGCCCTCGAAACCGACAAATCGTGGAATACCCCGCTTTCGAATTGGAACACCAAAACATTCCTGGCCGACTTTAACAGCGCCCACAGAATCTCATGGAAGGTGAATGTCAACCGTATCGGCAACGTATCGTCCTGGACCGGAATATTCGGCGCCAACGGCAATCACTACCTCTACCTCGACAACATCAAAGTATCCATCGTCAACGAATAACCGCCATGAGAAAACTGCTTTACCTGCTTGCATCGGCGGCTGTCATGGCCGGAGGATGCTCCGAAAAGAAAGAGACCCCGGCCGGAGAGGGCTGCGGAACCATCCGCATCGCCTGCGAGGCCGACGCCACGATTGATGCCGCTGCGGCGATGGCCGCGGTTCAGGGCGCGACCCGCGCTGCGGCGAAACCCGACGGCAAAGATTTCACGCTCCGCATCCGGGGTGAAAATTTCGACAAAAGCTGGGCGACGGTCGCGGCGTATAACGCCGAGGAGACCGCCTACACCTTCCCCGAAGGCCGCTACGCGATCACGGTCACCTACGGCGATCCCGAAGCCGAAGGCGCGGACAAACCCTACTACGCAGGCGCGACCGAAGTGGAGGTCGCGGCGCGCCGCACCAGCACCGCGCAGATCACGGCGACGATCGGCAATGCGCAGACCCTCGTGCGCGCCACCGAGTCGTTCAAAAAATACTACAACAACGCGGAGTTCACCGTGACGACCGGAGCGGGCAGCATCTTCACGTTCCGTCCCTGCGACGCGGCCGAAGCGGAAGCCGTCTGGGTGCAGGCCGGAAAGCCGCTCACCTTGAAGGGTACGGCCCGGGGCCAGAGCCAGGACGGCACGTCGGAGGGGCCGCTCTACACCTTCACCCCCGAGCCGCTCGAAGCGGCACGCCCAGCCACGCGCCACATCTTCACGCTCGACGCCAAGAAGGCCGGCAGCGCGACGCTGACCGTCACCCTCGGCGAAGGATACACCGAGACCGTGGAACTCGACGTGGAACTCAACGACGAGGCCACCGAATAACGCAAATAAAAATACCGAGATATGAAAACCTTTACCAAGATTCTGACGGCTGCGGCAGCGACGGCGCTGCTCGCGACCGGCTGTGTGAACGAAGATCCCGCCTATAAGAACAACGAGCCGGGCACTCCGCCCGATCCCAACGCCAAAGGCTACCTGACGCTGGCGGACATGAGCATGCGCGTCGTGGTCGACACCGATACCGAAACCCGCCCCGACGACACGTCAGACGAGACGGCGAAGCCCCAGACGCGCACCGACGAGGCGCAGCCCGACGTCGACACATTCATCATCGAAATTCGCGACGCAACGGGCAAGCTGGCGCTCCAGGAGACTTACGGCGATCTGAAGGTCTCGATCGGCGAGGCAGGCAGGCTGGAGCTTCCGGTGGGCGGCTACACGATGGAGGTCCGTTCGGAAGAGGCCGCCACGACGCCGGCAGCCGAATGGGAACACCCCGTCTATTTCGGTTCGCAGGAGTTCGTCATCGAGAAGAACCAAACCACGCCCATCAACGAGGTCGTCTGCACGCTGAACAACATCAAGGTGACGCTGATGTGTTCGAAAGACCTCGCCGACCAGCTCACCGCCGACACCAAGTCGACCGTCACGCTGGGCGAAACGACGATGACCTTCCTGAAGGATGAAACCCGCGCGGCCTACTTCATGCCGCAGGGCGAGACCAACACGCTCAAATTGCACCTCGAAGGGGCTTTCGCCGATACGCCCGACGCACCCGTCCGGATCAACAAGAGCATCTCGGGCGTCAAGGCCGGACAATGGCGCAAGCTCTCGATCGTGATCACCTACTCGGACAAGGGAGACATCAAACTGGACATCGACGTCAACGACTTCATGGAGGACGACGAAATCCCGGTCAACGATCCCGACAACCCCGGCGAACCCGGACTTCCCGTCGCCCCGACCCTCGAATGTCCGGGCTACGACCTCACGAAACCCTTCCAGCTTCTGGCCTCGATGTTCGACGCCCAGGGCAACTACACCCGGCCGTTCGCATTCAATCTCGCCTCGTCCAACGGCATCGGGTCGTTCGCGGTGAAAATCACGTCGGACAACTCCCGGCTGACCGGCATGGTGTCCGGAATCGGCGGTCCGGAATTCGACCTCTGCACAATCGGGGCGTCGGACCCCGCCTACACGGTTCTCGCAGGCCTCGGCTTCCCGCTGGGCGACGATCTCAAGGGGGCGACTTCGAAGAGTTTCGACATCGCAGGAGCCATGAAACTGCTCTATCCCGCATACGAGGGCACGCACGCATTCGCCTTCGAGATAACCGACGCCAAAGGACTTTCGGCCCGGGCGTCGCTGACGCTCACGGTCGATCCGGCCAACGAAGGCCCTTCGATTGTCGGCGTAGATTTCAATATCGACGAAACGCAAACGCCGTCCGCAGACCGCGACACGGAGATCGACATCACGGCGCAAACAGGCATCAAATCGCTCGACGTGACCATCGACTGCGACAACCTCGACGCCAAGGAACTCGGCACGATGGGCATCCCGGCCCGGTTCGATCTCTGCAATATCGAAGGCTTCGAAGATACGAACGGAACCATGCATCCGGCCGAAGATGTCCGGGAGGCGATTTCAGCCCTCGGATTCCCCATCGAGGACGCAGTCAAGGACAAACCGTCCATTCGGCTCAAGATCGACAAGATGTTCACCAGATTGCTGACAGGCTTCCCCGGCAACAACAATTTCATACTCACGGTGACGGAGAACAACGGTCTCAGCACGACCAAGACCCTGAAGTATTACGTACCGGCGAATTAAGGCTGACGAATTATGAAAAAATACATTACCGCCGCCCTGCTGTTCTGCGCCGCGCTGACGGCCGCCTGCTCGAAAGAGACGGCCGGGAGCGCCGACACGGGCGACACGGGTGTGCTCGAAATGCGGGTTTCGGCCACGCGGGCCGAAGCCGACGGGGAATACGACCCCTTGCAACGCCTTGCCGTACGCATCTACCGCGCGAGCGGCGAGCTGCTGCGCCAATACACCGCAGAGACGCTCCCCTCACGGCTGGAGCTGCTCGCGGGCGAATACCGCGTGGAGGTCGATGCGGGAGAAGCCGTCCCCGCGTCGTTCACCAAACGTTTCTACAAAGGCGAGAAGACCTTTACGGTGGCAGCCGGACAGACGACCGTAGCCGAAGTGGAGTGCAAACGGCAGAACGTCGTCGCCGAAGTGAAATTCGACGCCACGGTTTCCGCCGCTTTCGGCGAGAATTTCCATGCGTGGGTAGTCGCCGCCGACGCGTTCGACGAAGGGCAGGTTCAGCAGGGCGGCGTCCCGGCGCTGAACTACACGGCCGACGGCACGGGCTACTTCACCATGCCCGAGGGTGCGACCACGCTCACGACCCGCTTCGAGGGCACGCACCCCGACCGCGGCGTCATCGTCAGGGAGGCCAGATTCGAAGGCGTGCAGACCGGCGGCAAATACAGCGTCTCCTTCCGGTTCTCGAAAGACCTGCCGGGCTTCATCGAATGCTTCGTCGTCAAGGTGGACACCTCGACCGACGACTACGACGACACGTTCCCGTTCAGCCCCGAGCCGAGCATCGAAAGCGACGGTTTCGACATGGACCAGCCGCAGGATTTCATCCCCGGGACAACCTCCCCGAAACGTTACATGATAACCACGATGGCCGCCGTAAAGAGCGTCGTGATAGGCATCGGCGACGACAGCTACGAAGCGCTGAACGGCACGACCGAGGGCGTCGAGGTGACCAGGGAGAGCGACTTGAGCCTGACGGTCACCCTTTCCGACGCCTTCTTCGCAGGGCGTCCGGGCGGCAGCCATCCGGTGAGCATCCGCGTCACGGATTCGGCCGGCGCCGAAGCCACCGCCATCTCGGAATACCGTCTGCAAGGTCTTCTGCCCATTGAAAAGACGGATTACGACCTCTGGACGAACAGCCTCACGCTGCGCGCGCTGGTCCTCGATCCGAACGTCACGACGGCGACCTTCGGGCTGCGCGTCAAAGACGGCGAGTGGTCCGACGCCGAGGGCGTAAACGCCGGCGAGGGCATCTATACGGCCACGTTCACGGCCCAATGGAAGGAATCGGTCAATGCCGCGGGCCTGACCGTCCACACCCCCGTCGCAGGCACCGGCGTCTTCGCCGGCAACAGCTACGAGGCGCGGGCGGCGCTCGATGGCGAAACCGTCTCCTCGGCAGAGTTTCAGGCCGCTGCCGGGCAGGTCATCCCCGACGGGGATATGGAAAGCGGATCACTCCCCTGTTTCGGCAAAAGCACGTCGGAATCCACGACGTTCTGGGGCAGCGGCAATGCCGCAACTTCGGGACTGTGTGCGCAGTCGACCAAACCCGGCATGGGCGGCAGCTACTGCGCCAAGCTCGAATCGCAGTCGGCGTTCGGCCTGCTCGCCGCGGGCAATCTCTTCTCGGCAACGTTCCGTTTTGCGAATCTCTCGGGAACGGCCAGTTTCGGAATGCCCTACCAGTGGACAGCGCGTCCGACGGCCTTGCGGCTCAAATACCACGCCACCGTGGGCGCCGTCAATAAGGGAACCGTCACCGAAGAGCACGAATACATTCAGGACGGCCAAGACCGTTCGCGTATCTTCGCCGTTATCGTCGATTGGAACAGCCGTCACGCGACTGTCGCCGGCATGGGGTCGCCGACAGGCGTGTGGGACCCCGCCAAAACCGCCGAAACCGCCGAAGGCCCCGTCATCGCCTACGGATCGCTGCTGATCGGCGAAACCACACCAGGCGACGCGATGACGACCGTGGAGATTCCGATCGAATATTACGACAGAACGACCAAACCTACGGGTGCATATACACTCGTCATCTCCTGTACGACGAGCGCCTACGGCGACTTCAAGGTCGGTTGTCTGGGCAATGTCATGTACGTAGACGATTTCGAATGGGTATACTAATCACTAAACGCAAGCAGATGCGCAAGCTATTCATCCGCACGCTCGCCCTCGCGCTGTGCCTCACGGGCACGGCGCAGGCGCTGCGCGCACAGGAAACAACCGCCGCCCAAACTGCGGCGGCAGCCGACCAGCGTCCGAAAACGATCAACGAAATGCGCCAGGAGCGCGGACTTACCGACACGCACAACCTGTTCGTGCCGAAAGGACAGTGGATTTTCGGCGGTACGGCCTCCTACTCGACCCATACCAACAAAGGCTATCAGTTCCTCGTCATCGAGGGAATCAACTCGAAAGGCTACACCTTCCGCGTCAGCCCGATGATCGCCTACGCCTTCCGGGACAACATGGCCCTCGGAGGACGCTTCATCTATTCGCGCACGCTGCTCAAGCTGGACAACGCCGAACTGCATTTCGGCAACGAGGAGACGGGCACGAACATCGTGGCCAGGGATTTCTACTCGCTCAAGCAGACCTATTCGGCGGCGGCGATCTGGCGGCAGTACATCCCGCTGGGACGCAACAAACGCTTCGCGCTGTTCAACGAGATGTCGCTCGCGGCCGGAGGCACGCAGGCGCGCTTCGCCAACGACTCGCCCGTGAAGGGAACCTACGAAACCGGCTACACCCTCTCGCTGGGCATTTCGCCGGGCATCGTGGCCTTCGCCACCAACAACATGGCCGTCGAAGTGAACGTGGGCGTGATGGGCATCAGCTATACCCATACCAAACAGGTTCACAATCAGGTCACCGTGGGCAAACGCAACACGAGCATGATGAACTTCAAGGTCAATATCTTCTCGATCGGCCTCGGCATGGCCTTCTATCTCTAAAAACGGCACACTATGACACGAAGCATACTCTGCACCCTGCTGATCATAATTATCTCGTGCGGCAACGCGCTGGCGCGGCAAACCGCCGCAACCGGGAATCCGAAGGAAACAGCCGCTCCGGCAGCCGCAATCGCACCCGCCGCAGCCGGAACGATCTCCACCGAAGAAGAAACCCCGGCAACCGGAAATGCGCCGGCCTCGGAAGCGGCAATCCCGGCCTCGGAAGCGGCAGTCCCGGCCGACGGACAGAAGCAATTGCAGGCACTCAAGGCCGCGGAAGTTCAGTCGCCGATCCGCGGCAAAAAACAATTCCTGCCCACACGCCGGCGTATCGACCGCGAAATCAACAAGCTCAAGTTCGCCTACAAGGGCGAGGTGATCATGGGTCTGACGGCCTCCTACGGCACGATGTCGAGCGACGACACGGACATCATGCTCATCCTCGACGGCATCGACGCCGACGGCACGGTGGCCACCGTCAAACCCTTCATCGGCTATTTCTACCGCGACAACAACTGTCTGGGCGTGCGTTTCGGCTACCGCCACATGGACGGCAACCTCGATGCCGCACGCTACGACCTGGGCGAAAGCAACGACGCCTCGGGCAGCATTCCGAAGGTCAATTTCAACAGCGACAACTACTCGTTCGGCATTTTCCACCGCTCCTACGCGGGACTCGACCCGAAGGGCCGTTTCGGACTGTTCGCCGAGTTCGAACTCTCGCTGTCGACCGGAACGTCGAAGCTCTCCTACCAGCCCGACACCGCCAGCGACAACATGAAAACCACGTTCAGCGACAATACGCAGCTCAAATTGGCGTTTAATCCGGGAGCTGCCGTCTATATCTTCCCCAACGTCTGCGCCACACTGTCGTTCGGGCTGGGCGGCATCCAGTACACCTCCGTCACGCAGAAGGACGACGCCGGCAACAAGATCGGAACGCGCAAGGCTTCGAACATGCGTTTCAGGCTCAACGTCGCCGCCATCAACTTCGGCATGACGGTACACCTGTGGGACAAGAAAAAGAAATAAATTATGACCAGATACCTGAAAACAGCACTCCTTGCAGCCGCGGCGCTCCTCGCGTCGTGCATCCACAACGACATCCCCTATCCGGTCGTCGAACTCCGCATCGCGAGCGTCGAAGGCCAGGGCTTCTCGGTCTCGGAAAACAACGTCACATCGCGGACGGTCACCCTCTCGCTCGACGAAGCGACCGACATCCGCAACGTGCGGATCGACGCCGTGGGTTACGACGCCGTCATCCACAGCATCCAGCTCGACAAGGAGGAGGTCCTGCAACAGATCCGCAGCTCCCGGGAGCTGACCGGCACGTTCGACCTGCGTTCGCCGATCTACACCACGCTTTCGCTCTACCAGGATTACGAATGGACGATCCGCGCCACACAGACCATCGAGCGCCGTTTCAGCGTGACGGGGCAGATCGGCGCCACGGAGATCGAGGAGAAAAACCGCATCGCCCGGGTCCTCGTCCCCAGCGACACCGATCTGGCACATATCGAGGTCACGGAACTCAAACTCGGCCCCGCCGACATCACGACCTATTCGCCCTCGCTCGAAGAGCTTTCGGGCAGCAGCTTCGAATCGGTGCGTTTCGTAGACGTCACCTGCCACGGAATCACCGAACGGTGGCTGCTTTACGTGGAGCCTACCAATGTGAAGGTCGCCCTCCGGGCAACCGACCTGTGGAACAATACGGCCACGGCCACCGCTCTCGTCTCTGCCGAGGAGTATGCGGCCGGCGCCGCGCTGGAATACCGGATCAAGGGCGCCACGGAGTGGCAGAGAATGGCGGAAAGCAGCTACGAGGCCGGCATCCTGACGGCAACGCTCGCGCCCGAATGGAGCTCGTCGACCAACCCCCACGGGCTTGCCGTCTACAACTTCGTGCCGGACAAGGGTCTCTTCGCAGGGCACACCTACGAATTCCGCCTGACAGTCGGGGGCGAGCAGACCCAGCTGATGGAATATGCGGCCCCCGCGGGCAACACGATTCCCAACGGCGACCTGGAGGACAGCTCGCTGAGCTGCTGGACCCAGAACAACAAGACCGCGGAGTTCTGGGGCAGCGGCAACAACACCTTCACCAGGGGACTCTGCACGCAGGCCCCCTTCGACGGAGGCACGCGCGCCAAACTTCAGGCTACGTCCGCCGTGGGAGTCCTCGCCTCGGGCAACCTCTTCTCGGGGCTGTTCCAGAAGGACGTCCTGACCCGGGGCGTCGTGTCGTTCGGCC
This Alistipes shahii WAL 8301 DNA region includes the following protein-coding sequences:
- a CDS encoding DUF4493 domain-containing protein codes for the protein MRKLLYLLASAAVMAGGCSEKKETPAGEGCGTIRIACEADATIDAAAAMAAVQGATRAAAKPDGKDFTLRIRGENFDKSWATVAAYNAEETAYTFPEGRYAITVTYGDPEAEGADKPYYAGATEVEVAARRTSTAQITATIGNAQTLVRATESFKKYYNNAEFTVTTGAGSIFTFRPCDAAEAEAVWVQAGKPLTLKGTARGQSQDGTSEGPLYTFTPEPLEAARPATRHIFTLDAKKAGSATLTVTLGEGYTETVELDVELNDEATE
- a CDS encoding DUF4493 domain-containing protein, producing MKKYITAALLFCAALTAACSKETAGSADTGDTGVLEMRVSATRAEADGEYDPLQRLAVRIYRASGELLRQYTAETLPSRLELLAGEYRVEVDAGEAVPASFTKRFYKGEKTFTVAAGQTTVAEVECKRQNVVAEVKFDATVSAAFGENFHAWVVAADAFDEGQVQQGGVPALNYTADGTGYFTMPEGATTLTTRFEGTHPDRGVIVREARFEGVQTGGKYSVSFRFSKDLPGFIECFVVKVDTSTDDYDDTFPFSPEPSIESDGFDMDQPQDFIPGTTSPKRYMITTMAAVKSVVIGIGDDSYEALNGTTEGVEVTRESDLSLTVTLSDAFFAGRPGGSHPVSIRVTDSAGAEATAISEYRLQGLLPIEKTDYDLWTNSLTLRALVLDPNVTTATFGLRVKDGEWSDAEGVNAGEGIYTATFTAQWKESVNAAGLTVHTPVAGTGVFAGNSYEARAALDGETVSSAEFQAAAGQVIPDGDMESGSLPCFGKSTSESTTFWGSGNAATSGLCAQSTKPGMGGSYCAKLESQSAFGLLAAGNLFSATFRFANLSGTASFGMPYQWTARPTALRLKYHATVGAVNKGTVTEEHEYIQDGQDRSRIFAVIVDWNSRHATVAGMGSPTGVWDPAKTAETAEGPVIAYGSLLIGETTPGDAMTTVEIPIEYYDRTTKPTGAYTLVISCTTSAYGDFKVGCLGNVMYVDDFEWVY
- a CDS encoding DUF4493 domain-containing protein, which codes for MKTFTKILTAAAATALLATGCVNEDPAYKNNEPGTPPDPNAKGYLTLADMSMRVVVDTDTETRPDDTSDETAKPQTRTDEAQPDVDTFIIEIRDATGKLALQETYGDLKVSIGEAGRLELPVGGYTMEVRSEEAATTPAAEWEHPVYFGSQEFVIEKNQTTPINEVVCTLNNIKVTLMCSKDLADQLTADTKSTVTLGETTMTFLKDETRAAYFMPQGETNTLKLHLEGAFADTPDAPVRINKSISGVKAGQWRKLSIVITYSDKGDIKLDIDVNDFMEDDEIPVNDPDNPGEPGLPVAPTLECPGYDLTKPFQLLASMFDAQGNYTRPFAFNLASSNGIGSFAVKITSDNSRLTGMVSGIGGPEFDLCTIGASDPAYTVLAGLGFPLGDDLKGATSKSFDIAGAMKLLYPAYEGTHAFAFEITDAKGLSARASLTLTVDPANEGPSIVGVDFNIDETQTPSADRDTEIDITAQTGIKSLDVTIDCDNLDAKELGTMGIPARFDLCNIEGFEDTNGTMHPAEDVREAISALGFPIEDAVKDKPSIRLKIDKMFTRLLTGFPGNNNFILTVTENNGLSTTKTLKYYVPAN
- a CDS encoding PCMD domain-containing protein, which produces MTRYLKTALLAAAALLASCIHNDIPYPVVELRIASVEGQGFSVSENNVTSRTVTLSLDEATDIRNVRIDAVGYDAVIHSIQLDKEEVLQQIRSSRELTGTFDLRSPIYTTLSLYQDYEWTIRATQTIERRFSVTGQIGATEIEEKNRIARVLVPSDTDLAHIEVTELKLGPADITTYSPSLEELSGSSFESVRFVDVTCHGITERWLLYVEPTNVKVALRATDLWNNTATATALVSAEEYAAGAALEYRIKGATEWQRMAESSYEAGILTATLAPEWSSSTNPHGLAVYNFVPDKGLFAGHTYEFRLTVGGEQTQLMEYAAPAGNTIPNGDLEDSSLSCWTQNNKTAEFWGSGNNTFTRGLCTQAPFDGGTRAKLQATSAVGVLASGNLFSGLFQKDVLTRGVVSFGQPYAWKARPKALKLQYYAEHIGIVDIEKNFGAPIHEGDRDKARIMVAIVDWNTRREVGSGTEAPTGTWDPEEMSTLDEGPIIAYGSLFIDQSSTGGKMIDVQLPLNFYDTKAKPSGLYQIVISCSTSAYGDFMAGCKSNVLYVDNFEWVY
- a CDS encoding fimbrillin family protein gives rise to the protein MRINFRIIWLALPLVFGACSDSSDADTRPATETISVSVGSGPKIDIESEDKSRTQLGEDGVSVKWASDDQIALWAVNSRSETVFSKQAFKLYHYNTDYNTAKFRGDIPQMPADTYTYYAVSPVPSESDGTQATYLIPDVQDGGFNGDWDVMVADPVKAPALEKNDTGETVQFQFRHKVHVLKIRIPKNDLGEKVSEITLAFPQPVTGRMTVDAADPDAAPTLTDGNNTLTLRFDTPKDAGDVVFAVIAPVELTAEQPVTITAICEAGESEPRNIPGKHFSEGHTTPIAYHIPAIGRYYTRLNFSLPADKGTATLGEAVGKITLTAPEGSLFDNGTNVRQFTPDAEGKYTMVLKPSWTDNLSGKAVTVQYESESAVVSNTLTMPQITEFGNNDITLSVPYLLAEDFSNIIQFDYDCNVGTGTSSSSAGNKDAHLLSDKGAIGWTAARVGGETGKCIRSSCRFEGGGVGKASSYARYPGRIDSPPVSGIKSGKTVRVRVSFDYVGGQDSWMMDSNKNKGGTYGNPTFNYGYTTNSGQPNGGDNLENPVEAEDIALETDKSWNTPLSNWNTKTFLADFNSAHRISWKVNVNRIGNVSSWTGIFGANGNHYLYLDNIKVSIVNE